Proteins encoded within one genomic window of Bacillus sp. 1NLA3E:
- a CDS encoding PTS sugar transporter subunit IIB gives MKKILVVCGNGLGSSFIVEMNVKTVLGQLGIEAEVSHTDLTTGKSEKADIYLGSKDLISQLDDGTRTIIGLTNILDLNELKSVLEAHLL, from the coding sequence ATGAAAAAAATTCTAGTTGTTTGTGGAAATGGTCTAGGAAGCAGCTTTATTGTGGAAATGAACGTAAAAACAGTATTAGGCCAATTAGGTATTGAGGCAGAAGTTTCTCATACAGATTTAACAACGGGGAAATCAGAAAAAGCGGATATTTATCTTGGCTCAAAGGATCTTATTTCTCAGTTGGATGATGGTACAAGAACAATTATTGGTTTAACAAATATTCTTGATTTAAATGAACTGAAGAGTGTCCTTGAAGCCCATTTGCTGTAG
- a CDS encoding BglG family transcription antiterminator translates to MTLDQRCIAILNKVVHATSYVSPDELMEELNISKRTVYYDVEKINYWLQSLKLESLCYVRSAGFYLSDRSRPLIKEKLSQFDKHHYEFSRKERIAWTAIFILTRESSIFLQDLLEKLNVSRSTLLNDIKELKAQLEHFQVKLQFQKASGYEVLGEEQDKRKVLAFYLSQVLTNRGWDELLSELQMTINHQDPQLATRLFTRSDLDTISEILNESESVVGVSYTDDVIQTLSIHLFLLIKRFTQGKHVLIDPVEKEVIKETGEYQAARFISKKIENIFSIQVPEDEVYYMTTYLLGSKISDYRPIDIENQDLAHLKHIISLMVDDFQKFACLFFQNRADLERNLFVHLKPAYFRIKYGIELANPLTESVEQNYHDIFVLTKKVIHHFEHVLGKLISNDEVAYIAMHFGGWIAQEGVKVESRKKAIVVCASGIGTSRILQKQIEDLVPTVDVVRAVTVREYEKTSLTGLDFVISTTPIEQKNVPVFVVNPILNNAEKASLLKLIHTTSEITKSDNIESLLTIIKKHTDIKNEQGLYQELKNYFQSQRVVDREVHRKPMLKELLTEDKIQFISEAQSWEEAITKASQPLLFDHCITTDYIDAMIDSVNTMGPYIVIAPKIALPHARPEAGVKKLGMSFLQLKQGCAFSEKPEHQVNLIFVLSAIDSETHLKALSQLSSMLSDQSNVEKLLSAETAAEVLVIIEKYSTY, encoded by the coding sequence ATGACGTTAGATCAACGATGTATCGCGATTCTGAACAAAGTGGTTCATGCAACTTCATACGTTTCTCCGGATGAACTTATGGAGGAGTTGAACATTTCCAAACGGACAGTTTATTATGATGTCGAAAAAATTAATTACTGGCTACAAAGTCTCAAGTTGGAGTCCTTATGCTATGTTCGTTCTGCCGGTTTTTATCTAAGTGATCGCTCAAGACCACTAATTAAGGAAAAGTTATCACAATTTGATAAACATCATTATGAATTTTCTCGGAAAGAGCGGATTGCCTGGACTGCAATTTTTATTTTGACAAGGGAATCATCTATTTTCTTACAGGATTTACTTGAAAAGCTGAATGTTAGTCGTAGTACACTTTTGAATGATATCAAGGAGTTAAAAGCACAGTTGGAGCATTTTCAGGTGAAACTGCAATTCCAGAAGGCTTCCGGGTATGAGGTTTTGGGGGAGGAGCAGGATAAGCGGAAAGTGTTGGCCTTCTATTTATCTCAGGTATTAACAAATCGTGGTTGGGATGAGTTATTATCAGAACTTCAGATGACAATCAATCACCAAGATCCGCAACTAGCAACGCGCTTGTTTACTCGTTCTGATCTAGATACGATTTCTGAAATCTTGAATGAATCGGAGTCGGTAGTAGGAGTAAGTTATACCGATGATGTTATCCAGACCTTAAGTATCCACCTATTTTTGTTAATCAAGCGATTTACCCAGGGCAAGCATGTATTAATTGACCCTGTTGAAAAAGAGGTCATTAAAGAAACGGGTGAGTATCAGGCTGCACGTTTTATTAGTAAAAAGATTGAAAATATTTTCTCGATTCAGGTGCCTGAGGACGAAGTATACTACATGACAACATATTTACTTGGGTCGAAAATCAGTGATTACAGGCCTATTGATATCGAGAACCAAGACCTAGCCCACTTAAAGCATATTATTTCGCTAATGGTCGATGATTTTCAAAAGTTTGCTTGTTTGTTTTTTCAAAATCGGGCTGATTTAGAGAGAAACCTATTTGTTCATTTAAAGCCTGCCTATTTTCGGATAAAATACGGGATTGAGCTAGCTAATCCCTTAACAGAATCGGTAGAACAGAATTATCATGATATTTTTGTCCTGACAAAAAAAGTTATTCATCACTTTGAACATGTGCTTGGCAAATTGATTTCCAATGATGAAGTTGCCTATATTGCCATGCATTTTGGTGGTTGGATTGCTCAAGAAGGGGTAAAAGTTGAGTCTAGAAAAAAGGCGATCGTTGTTTGTGCAAGCGGTATTGGGACTTCGCGCATTTTGCAAAAACAAATTGAAGATTTGGTGCCTACCGTTGATGTTGTAAGGGCAGTAACCGTCCGTGAGTATGAAAAAACAAGTCTAACTGGATTGGATTTTGTTATTTCTACAACCCCAATTGAACAAAAAAATGTTCCGGTTTTTGTCGTAAACCCAATCTTAAATAACGCTGAAAAAGCGTCTTTGTTGAAGCTGATCCACACAACCTCCGAAATAACTAAGTCAGATAATATTGAATCGTTATTGACTATTATAAAAAAACACACAGACATAAAGAATGAACAGGGATTATACCAGGAGTTAAAGAACTACTTTCAATCGCAAAGAGTTGTAGACAGGGAGGTGCACCGAAAACCAATGCTAAAAGAACTATTAACAGAGGATAAAATCCAATTTATCTCGGAAGCACAAAGCTGGGAAGAGGCAATAACAAAGGCATCCCAACCATTGTTATTCGATCATTGTATTACAACTGATTATATTGATGCCATGATTGATAGTGTGAATACAATGGGGCCGTATATTGTAATTGCACCGAAAATAGCACTACCTCACGCTCGCCCTGAAGCAGGCGTGAAAAAACTAGGGATGAGTTTTTTGCAGCTAAAGCAGGGTTGTGCTTTTTCAGAAAAGCCAGAACATCAAGTTAATCTAATATTTGTACTCTCCGCAATTGACAGTGAAACTCATTTAAAAGCATTATCACAGCTATCAAGTATGCTGTCGGATCAAAGCAACGTTGAAAAACTTTTATCAGCAGAAACAGCAGCTGAGGTATTAGTAATTATCGAGAAATATTCAACATACTAA
- a CDS encoding CoA-disulfide reductase: MSKKILIIGGVAGGATAAARLRRLDEEAEIILFERGEYISFANCGLPYYIGEVISKREKLLVQTVEGMSRRFKLDIRNLTEVVTINRDKKTVTAKHVMTGETYEESYDVLLLSPGARPIVPNFPGLSEAGNVFTLRNIPDTDEIKYRVDHEKPSHAVVVGGGFIGLEMAENLVERGVKVTIVEMANQVMAPIDYEMAAIVHQHLQDKGVELILKDGVQSIENGGKALLLSSGKRIETEMIILAIGVRPENQLVIDAGLEVGERGGIKVNEYLQTNDENIYAIGDAIEVVDYINGKPAMIPLAGPANRQGRIVANNICGRSEKYPGTLGTAIAKVFDLAVAATGNNEKTLKRLGIDYEVVHTHPASHAGYYPGASPIALKLIFDRNSGKIYGAQAVGANGADKRIDVISTAIKGNLTVHDLTEIELAYAPPFSSAKDPVNMAGYVAANIIDDGIETVQWYEIDEIIGAGGLLIDVREPGERENGYISGSANIPLDQLRDRLDELPKDQTIYVSCQVGLRGYLAARILMAYGFKVKNLDGGWKTYSAVLPKDKVEDK; encoded by the coding sequence ATGAGTAAAAAAATATTAATTATTGGTGGAGTAGCCGGTGGTGCTACGGCTGCCGCAAGATTACGGAGATTGGATGAAGAAGCAGAAATCATTTTATTTGAGCGCGGAGAATATATCTCTTTTGCCAACTGTGGACTTCCTTATTATATCGGTGAAGTTATTTCAAAACGGGAAAAACTGTTGGTTCAAACAGTTGAAGGGATGAGCCGCAGATTTAAGTTGGACATTCGCAATTTAACCGAAGTGGTTACCATCAACCGTGACAAAAAAACCGTTACCGCAAAACATGTTATGACAGGCGAAACTTATGAGGAAAGCTATGATGTTTTACTTTTATCACCTGGTGCAAGACCAATCGTTCCAAACTTCCCAGGCTTGTCAGAAGCAGGTAATGTCTTCACACTACGAAATATTCCTGATACAGATGAAATTAAGTACCGTGTTGATCACGAAAAACCAAGCCATGCGGTTGTTGTTGGCGGTGGGTTCATCGGATTAGAAATGGCCGAAAACCTAGTGGAAAGAGGCGTAAAAGTAACGATTGTCGAGATGGCCAACCAAGTAATGGCGCCGATCGACTATGAAATGGCAGCCATTGTTCATCAACACCTTCAAGATAAAGGTGTCGAACTGATCCTCAAAGATGGCGTTCAATCAATTGAGAACGGCGGTAAGGCTTTACTTTTATCAAGTGGAAAAAGAATTGAAACAGAAATGATTATATTAGCCATTGGGGTAAGACCTGAAAACCAATTGGTGATTGATGCCGGCTTGGAAGTAGGAGAGCGCGGAGGTATTAAAGTAAACGAATACCTGCAAACGAACGATGAAAATATTTATGCTATCGGTGACGCCATCGAAGTAGTAGATTATATAAATGGAAAACCAGCGATGATCCCACTTGCTGGACCAGCCAATCGTCAAGGTCGCATCGTCGCCAACAACATTTGTGGCAGAAGCGAAAAATATCCTGGAACCTTGGGGACAGCCATCGCCAAAGTATTTGACCTGGCTGTTGCCGCAACTGGTAATAATGAAAAAACCTTAAAAAGACTGGGCATCGATTATGAAGTGGTTCACACACATCCAGCTTCACACGCGGGTTACTATCCTGGTGCAAGCCCGATTGCCCTCAAACTGATCTTTGACCGCAACAGTGGGAAAATTTATGGAGCGCAAGCAGTTGGTGCAAACGGTGCAGACAAACGAATTGATGTAATTTCGACAGCAATCAAAGGTAATTTAACCGTTCACGATCTAACAGAAATTGAACTAGCTTATGCACCACCGTTTTCCTCAGCAAAAGATCCAGTCAATATGGCGGGCTATGTGGCTGCTAATATCATCGACGATGGCATTGAAACCGTGCAATGGTATGAAATTGATGAAATTATTGGCGCAGGCGGTCTATTAATCGACGTTCGTGAACCAGGCGAACGGGAGAACGGATATATCAGCGGTTCTGCTAATATACCGCTCGACCAGCTCCGCGACCGTTTGGATGAGCTACCAAAAGACCAAACCATTTACGTTTCTTGTCAAGTTGGTCTTAGAGGATATTTAGCAGCAAGAATCCTGATGGCGTACGGCTTCAAGGTTAAAAATCTCGATGGTGGCTGGAAGACCTATTCAGCAGTATTGCCAAAGGACAAGGTAGAAGATAAATAA
- a CDS encoding metal-sensitive transcriptional regulator encodes MDYNDQIKNRVKRIEGQLRGILRMMEEDKDCKEVITQLSAARTAIDRTIGVVVSTNLIKCVKDAETKGQSSEELVKEAVNLLVKSR; translated from the coding sequence TTGGATTATAATGATCAAATAAAAAATAGAGTCAAACGAATTGAAGGACAGCTGCGAGGAATCCTGCGGATGATGGAAGAAGATAAGGATTGCAAGGAAGTCATTACGCAACTATCCGCTGCTAGAACGGCCATTGACCGCACAATTGGTGTTGTTGTAAGTACTAATCTCATTAAATGTGTCAAGGATGCTGAAACCAAAGGACAAAGTTCCGAGGAATTAGTGAAAGAGGCAGTTAATTTATTAGTTAAAAGTCGTTAA
- a CDS encoding rhodanese-like domain-containing protein, which yields MSLANIAIIGVFVLLLVLRMIPTKGVKQITTSDLKGYLSNNNIQFIDVRTPGEFKTNHIRQFKNIPLHLLAQKTAELSHDKDIIVICQSGMRSNKASKLLKKAGFNNIINVKGGMSAWN from the coding sequence ATGAGTTTAGCTAATATAGCCATTATCGGGGTCTTTGTGTTACTGCTAGTACTTAGGATGATCCCGACTAAAGGCGTGAAACAAATTACCACTTCGGATTTAAAAGGCTATTTATCGAATAACAATATCCAATTTATTGATGTTCGGACGCCTGGTGAATTTAAAACCAATCATATTCGGCAGTTTAAGAATATTCCGTTGCATCTATTGGCACAGAAAACGGCTGAGCTTTCGCATGATAAAGACATTATCGTCATCTGTCAAAGTGGGATGAGAAGCAATAAGGCTAGCAAGCTGTTAAAGAAAGCCGGTTTTAACAACATTATCAACGTAAAGGGTGGCATGAGCGCCTGGAATTAA
- a CDS encoding rhodanese-like domain-containing protein → MKQISVKELETLLNKKKALNIIDVREVAEVAGGKIPSAVNIPLGLIECKMNELDKSKEYYIVCLSGGRSSQATRFLEYQGYNVTNMTGGMMSWMGAVEY, encoded by the coding sequence ATGAAACAAATTAGCGTAAAAGAATTAGAGACACTTTTAAATAAGAAAAAGGCTTTGAATATTATTGATGTCCGTGAAGTAGCTGAGGTTGCAGGTGGGAAAATTCCTAGTGCAGTCAATATTCCACTAGGATTAATTGAATGTAAGATGAATGAACTGGATAAATCAAAAGAATATTATATTGTTTGCCTATCAGGTGGAAGAAGCAGCCAAGCAACGCGTTTCTTAGAATACCAAGGCTACAACGTGACCAATATGACCGGCGGCATGATGAGCTGGATGGGTGCTGTGGAATACTAG
- a CDS encoding rhodanese-like domain-containing protein — translation MGKKIIFGFIIVFVVGFIGFQFMNSSTTVSNISTAELAEKMKAPSEKVVFIDVREPDEFAAGHISGMTNVPLSTLSEDTIDFGKNSEVVIICRSGNRSMKAAEALQGFGYKKLVNVQGGMNDWNGEIVQ, via the coding sequence ATGGGAAAGAAAATCATTTTTGGATTTATTATTGTTTTCGTTGTCGGTTTTATTGGCTTTCAATTTATGAATAGCAGCACTACCGTCAGCAATATTTCAACTGCAGAACTGGCAGAGAAAATGAAGGCACCAAGTGAAAAAGTTGTATTTATTGATGTTCGCGAGCCAGACGAATTTGCTGCTGGGCATATTAGTGGTATGACGAATGTTCCGTTGAGCACTTTGAGCGAAGATACAATCGATTTTGGGAAAAATTCCGAAGTTGTGATCATTTGCCGAAGCGGTAATCGTAGCATGAAGGCTGCCGAGGCGTTGCAGGGCTTTGGATATAAAAAGCTGGTCAATGTTCAAGGCGGTATGAATGACTGGAATGGTGAAATCGTTCAATAA
- a CDS encoding SGNH/GDSL hydrolase family protein has protein sequence MKAFITVIYALACIAFIGISHYYWTQKTTADQAAGQGQVHVNESVTKASTQQDTIDELLPLTKNWPEQSVKRFKQVVKENKTFKIVIAGSAALGGADGWAELTKARLIDSFGNENLSVTIKEYDLTSEQFIAEKKDRELASLKADMVLFEPFILKNNGVITIEKTLADLDTIIGTVKKTSPDIVFLLQPSYPVYQAKIYPTQVSELKKYAEEKGITYLNHWGVWPDPNTDDIKTLLSTDQEGPNEQGHQLWSDFVCDFLISN, from the coding sequence ATGAAAGCCTTTATTACCGTAATTTATGCACTTGCCTGTATTGCCTTTATCGGGATAAGCCATTACTACTGGACACAGAAAACAACAGCCGATCAAGCAGCAGGTCAAGGTCAAGTTCATGTTAATGAATCTGTTACCAAAGCGAGCACACAGCAAGATACCATTGATGAACTTCTTCCGCTAACAAAGAACTGGCCTGAACAAAGCGTGAAACGGTTTAAACAAGTAGTTAAAGAGAACAAGACTTTTAAAATAGTGATTGCTGGTTCCGCTGCATTAGGCGGAGCCGACGGTTGGGCGGAACTAACGAAAGCTAGACTGATAGACTCCTTTGGCAATGAGAACCTGTCCGTTACTATTAAAGAATATGATTTGACGTCTGAACAGTTTATTGCTGAGAAAAAGGATCGTGAATTAGCTTCCTTAAAGGCAGATATGGTGCTTTTTGAACCGTTTATTTTAAAGAATAACGGTGTAATTACAATTGAGAAAACTCTTGCAGATTTAGACACGATTATCGGTACTGTAAAAAAAACCTCGCCAGATATTGTCTTTCTTTTACAGCCATCTTACCCAGTCTATCAAGCAAAAATCTATCCGACACAGGTTAGTGAGTTAAAGAAATACGCTGAGGAAAAAGGGATCACCTACCTTAACCATTGGGGAGTTTGGCCAGACCCGAATACAGACGATATTAAAACTCTTTTATCCACTGACCAAGAGGGACCGAATGAACAGGGACATCAGCTTTGGAGCGATTTTGTTTGTGATTTTTTAATTAGTAATTAG